A part of Nostoc edaphicum CCNP1411 genomic DNA contains:
- a CDS encoding tyrosine-type recombinase/integrase has product MLLSEKRSESTRKAYDRDIKDFFTKMFAVESTAEWVVRFLALPGAQALLWVVKYKAKMIEQRLSEATVNRRLSALRALVHKGRVLGVCGYTLEDIKGETVIKYRDTSGVTPQEFKQILLTCDPTTAKGVRDYALLRLLWDNALRRGEIAKLKMGDFDRQNSKLLILGKGRGSQRETIDLTPKTRDAICYWLAFRGLASTKDALFVALDLNTPGHPLTDTGIAKMVRTRAKKANISKPLSPHRIRHSSITAALDAGQSVREVQKLSRHTKLETLMIYDDNRQQHQLKVSSVLADLV; this is encoded by the coding sequence ATGTTGTTGTCAGAGAAGCGTAGTGAGTCCACGCGGAAAGCTTATGATCGGGACATTAAAGATTTTTTTACCAAGATGTTTGCGGTGGAATCGACGGCGGAATGGGTGGTGCGATTTTTGGCACTGCCGGGGGCGCAAGCACTCTTGTGGGTGGTCAAGTACAAAGCCAAGATGATTGAGCAGAGGTTATCGGAGGCCACGGTTAACCGGCGGTTGTCAGCTCTACGGGCGCTGGTGCATAAGGGTAGAGTGTTGGGGGTTTGTGGTTACACCTTGGAGGATATTAAGGGTGAGACTGTCATTAAATACCGAGATACCAGTGGTGTTACTCCCCAGGAATTTAAGCAGATACTTTTGACTTGCGATCCAACGACGGCGAAGGGGGTCAGGGATTATGCTTTGCTGCGCTTGCTTTGGGATAATGCGCTGCGGCGGGGGGAGATTGCGAAGTTAAAGATGGGGGATTTTGACCGTCAAAATAGCAAACTGCTGATTTTGGGTAAGGGAAGGGGTAGTCAACGGGAGACGATTGATTTAACTCCCAAGACTAGGGATGCAATTTGTTATTGGTTGGCGTTTCGGGGGTTGGCATCAACTAAGGATGCGTTATTTGTGGCATTGGATCTGAATACGCCGGGGCATCCTTTGACGGATACGGGGATTGCCAAGATGGTAAGAACACGGGCGAAAAAGGCGAATATTAGTAAGCCGTTAAGTCCGCACCGCATTCGGCACAGTTCGATTACGGCGGCGTTGGATGCGGGGCAGAGTGTGCGGGAGGTGCAGAAACTCAGTCGGCACACCAAGTTGGAGACGTTAATGATTTATGACGATAATCGACAGCAGCACCAGTTGAAGGTGAGTAGCGTGCTGGCGGATTTGGTTTGA
- a CDS encoding Rpn family recombination-promoting nuclease/putative transposase, which yields MSEVRADYDGAWKEGVEQYFEAFLAFFFPAIQAEIDWGRGYDFLEQELQQLIKESEVGKQFVDKLIKVWLKDGKETWLLIHLEIQSQVDTNFTKRMFSYHYRIFDRYNQEVVSLAILGDNQANWRPQEYSYGRWGCRLSLQFPIVKLLDYESRWLELEQSDSPFAVLVMAHLRTQATTQDLIGRLQWKLSLIKRMYEVGYSRDKIQQIFRLLDRLMTLPPELDLNFQAELERFEAEQQMTYMTSIERIGIAKATQKYISQILTIRFKDVPTELVEKLNKLYDIELLNQLLERAVTTGSISEFGQQLSQENTNT from the coding sequence GTGAGTGAAGTACGAGCCGACTATGACGGTGCTTGGAAGGAAGGTGTAGAACAATACTTTGAGGCGTTTCTTGCATTCTTTTTTCCCGCGATTCAAGCAGAAATTGACTGGGGACGAGGCTATGATTTCCTTGAGCAAGAACTTCAGCAGTTGATAAAAGAATCTGAAGTTGGTAAGCAATTTGTCGATAAGCTAATCAAAGTTTGGCTAAAAGATGGAAAGGAAACTTGGTTGCTGATTCATCTGGAAATCCAAAGTCAAGTAGATACCAACTTCACTAAACGGATGTTTTCGTATCACTACAGAATTTTTGACCGTTATAACCAGGAAGTTGTTAGCTTGGCAATTCTGGGGGATAATCAAGCCAATTGGCGACCGCAAGAATATAGTTATGGACGTTGGGGATGTCGTTTGAGTCTTCAGTTTCCCATTGTCAAGCTACTGGACTATGAATCTCGGTGGTTAGAATTAGAACAAAGTGATAGTCCTTTTGCTGTACTGGTGATGGCGCACCTGCGGACACAAGCGACAACTCAAGATTTAATTGGTCGTTTGCAGTGGAAGTTGAGCCTAATTAAACGAATGTATGAGGTAGGCTATAGTAGAGATAAAATCCAGCAAATCTTCCGGTTGCTAGATAGATTAATGACTCTACCACCGGAGTTAGACTTAAATTTTCAAGCCGAATTGGAGCGTTTTGAGGCTGAACAACAAATGACATACATGACAAGCATAGAACGCATAGGTATAGCAAAAGCTACCCAGAAATATATTTCTCAAATCCTAACAATTCGATTTAAAGATGTTCCTACTGAATTAGTAGAAAAATTAAATAAATTATATGATATTGAGTTGTTGAATCAATTGTTGGAAAGAGCCGTAACTACAGGCTCAATTTCTGAGTTTGGGCAACAATTAAGTCAAGAAAATACAAATACATAG